A single region of the Halobellus ruber genome encodes:
- a CDS encoding Hvo_1808 family surface protein has product MTHRRGLVAVALAALLVLAGCSAPAFEPPTASAPAGGEAIATPNADFDDPESDVLGWEDGYWYNESISVDQSDGLTDAELRAFVGRAMARVEYIRGKEFRQRVPVSILSREEYRNRSGGSGSSGGQSDYQRWNDQIWEALFVTGESQESGEVISDTRSAAVAGFYSARDNEIKVITDAPESPTINNATLVHELVHALQDQHYDLTRPKYGGDTQDKQLAVDGLIEGDANYVERRYAQQCGAAWDCVATPERSGGGGGGGGDSNLGILLTIFQPYSDGPVYIGNLVDLGGWNAVDEEFETPPESTEQIIHRTDEQPVPIEYRDRARNGWETFPGQGVDGSDTVGEASMYVMFWYQARTAGADTIGPRSISDTEGPYDVYNYAAEPSAGWGNDRLFPYQKGTGSSAEYGYVWVTEWDSEADAREFRRAYRAILEAQDAEQRAENVYVIPDGGFEDAFRVTRSGTRVTIVNGPATEDLDDIRPRRS; this is encoded by the coding sequence ATGACACACCGACGCGGGCTCGTCGCCGTCGCGCTGGCTGCTCTCCTCGTGCTCGCGGGGTGTAGCGCCCCCGCGTTCGAGCCGCCGACTGCGTCGGCACCGGCCGGCGGCGAGGCGATCGCGACCCCCAACGCCGACTTCGACGACCCCGAGAGCGACGTCCTCGGGTGGGAGGACGGCTACTGGTACAACGAGTCGATCTCGGTCGACCAGTCCGACGGCCTCACCGACGCGGAACTCCGGGCGTTCGTCGGGCGGGCGATGGCCCGCGTCGAGTACATCCGCGGGAAGGAGTTCCGGCAGCGCGTTCCCGTCTCGATCCTCTCGCGGGAGGAGTACCGGAACCGCTCCGGCGGCTCCGGCAGCTCGGGCGGACAGAGCGACTACCAGCGGTGGAACGACCAGATCTGGGAGGCGCTTTTCGTCACCGGCGAGTCCCAAGAGAGCGGGGAGGTAATCAGCGACACCAGAAGCGCCGCGGTCGCGGGGTTTTACTCCGCCCGTGACAACGAGATCAAGGTCATCACCGACGCCCCGGAGTCGCCGACGATCAACAACGCGACGCTGGTCCACGAACTCGTCCACGCGCTGCAGGACCAGCATTACGACCTCACGAGGCCGAAGTACGGCGGCGACACCCAGGACAAGCAGCTCGCGGTCGACGGGCTGATCGAGGGCGACGCGAACTACGTCGAGCGGCGCTACGCCCAGCAGTGCGGCGCGGCCTGGGACTGCGTGGCGACCCCGGAGCGTTCGGGCGGCGGGGGCGGCGGTGGCGGCGACTCCAACCTGGGGATCCTGCTGACCATCTTCCAGCCGTACTCCGACGGCCCCGTCTACATCGGTAACCTCGTCGATCTCGGCGGGTGGAACGCCGTCGACGAGGAGTTCGAGACCCCGCCGGAATCGACCGAGCAGATCATCCACCGCACCGACGAACAGCCGGTGCCGATCGAGTACCGCGACCGCGCCCGCAACGGCTGGGAGACCTTCCCCGGGCAGGGCGTCGATGGCTCCGACACCGTCGGCGAGGCGTCGATGTACGTGATGTTCTGGTACCAGGCCCGGACCGCCGGCGCCGACACCATCGGCCCGCGGTCGATCAGCGACACCGAGGGGCCGTACGACGTCTACAACTACGCCGCCGAGCCCTCCGCGGGCTGGGGGAACGACCGGCTGTTCCCCTACCAGAAGGGCACCGGGTCGAGTGCGGAGTACGGCTACGTGTGGGTGACCGAGTGGGACTCCGAGGCGGACGCCCGCGAGTTCCGGCGGGCCTACCGGGCGATCCTCGAAGCCCAGGACGCCGAGCAGCGCGCGGAGAACGTCTACGTGATCCCCGACGGCGGGTTCGAGGACGCCTTCAGAGTCACCCGGTCGGGCACGCGGGTGACGATTGTCAACGGGCCGGCGACCGAGGACCTCGACGACATCCGGCCGCGGCGGTCCTGA
- a CDS encoding FAD-dependent oxidoreductase: protein MPDPFVAIGGDAAGLSAASKCLRTDPDRDVIVLEKGSWVSYAHCGTPYFVKGEVEHLTDLLSLSPAEAAERGIDLRRDHEVVAVDTDARTVTVERDGETIEQPYGDLLVATGARAVSAPIEGSSLDGVFTLHGLDHAAAIRSYLTPPDEFAVADLGGGDALDEAVAERYGAMHPPETVAIVGAGYVGVEMAEAFAAWDLDVHLFQRSERPVPGFGDAVGDAVTEHLRESGVTLHFGEEVDRLDGDAGHVDRVVPASGAELPVDAALVGIGIRPNTDLLVGTPVELGESGAVATDEYGRTSAERVYAAGDVAEMHHTVTGEPTWNPLGLPANRAGRAIGSTVGGDPTPVGRVAGTAMVKAFDLECGRTGLIDHDRAREAGFDPVSETVTAGSRSGYYPGAAETTVTLTADRDTGRLLGGSIVGADRAAVRIDTVATALGGELTVAELERQDLGYAPPFSPVWDPVLVAAKVLNGTLE, encoded by the coding sequence ATGCCCGATCCATTCGTGGCCATCGGCGGCGACGCCGCCGGCCTCTCGGCCGCGAGCAAATGTCTCCGCACCGACCCCGACCGCGACGTGATCGTCCTCGAGAAGGGCTCGTGGGTCTCCTACGCCCACTGCGGCACGCCGTACTTCGTGAAAGGCGAGGTCGAGCACCTCACCGATCTCCTGTCGCTGTCGCCCGCGGAGGCGGCCGAGCGGGGGATCGACCTCCGCCGCGACCACGAGGTCGTCGCTGTCGACACCGACGCCCGGACCGTCACTGTCGAGCGTGACGGGGAGACGATCGAGCAGCCGTACGGCGACCTGCTTGTCGCGACCGGCGCCCGCGCCGTCTCGGCGCCGATCGAGGGGTCGTCGCTCGACGGCGTCTTCACCCTCCACGGGCTGGATCACGCCGCCGCGATCCGGTCGTACCTGACGCCGCCCGACGAGTTCGCGGTCGCGGACCTGGGCGGCGGCGACGCCCTCGACGAGGCGGTTGCCGAGCGGTACGGCGCGATGCACCCGCCCGAAACCGTCGCGATCGTCGGCGCGGGCTACGTCGGCGTCGAGATGGCGGAGGCGTTCGCCGCGTGGGACCTCGATGTCCACCTGTTCCAGCGCTCCGAGCGCCCGGTGCCGGGCTTCGGCGACGCTGTCGGCGACGCGGTGACCGAGCACCTCCGGGAATCGGGGGTGACGCTCCACTTCGGCGAGGAAGTGGATCGACTCGACGGCGACGCGGGCCACGTCGACCGCGTGGTCCCTGCGAGCGGCGCGGAACTGCCAGTCGACGCCGCCCTCGTCGGGATCGGGATCCGGCCGAACACCGACCTCCTTGTGGGGACACCGGTCGAACTCGGCGAGTCGGGGGCGGTCGCCACCGACGAGTACGGCCGCACCTCCGCGGAGCGCGTCTACGCCGCGGGCGACGTCGCGGAGATGCACCACACCGTCACCGGCGAGCCGACCTGGAACCCGCTGGGGCTCCCGGCGAACCGCGCCGGCCGGGCGATCGGGTCGACGGTCGGCGGCGACCCGACGCCGGTCGGGCGGGTCGCGGGCACCGCGATGGTGAAGGCGTTCGATCTGGAGTGCGGTCGGACCGGACTCATCGACCACGACCGGGCCCGCGAGGCGGGGTTCGACCCCGTTTCCGAGACCGTCACCGCGGGGTCGCGGTCGGGCTACTACCCCGGCGCGGCCGAGACGACGGTCACGCTGACTGCCGACCGCGACACCGGTCGCCTCCTCGGCGGGAGCATCGTCGGCGCGGACCGGGCGGCGGTCCGGATCGACACGGTCGCGACCGCCCTCGGCGGGGAGCTGACGGTCGCGGAACTGGAGCGGCAGGACCTCGGCTACGCCCCGCCGTTCAGCCCGGTGTGGGATCCGGTGTTGGTCGCCGCGAAGGTGCTGAACGGGACCTTAGAGTAG
- a CDS encoding TIGR00296 family protein: MSEAQTVRLTYDDGARAVELARESVESYVLHGQREQPGSMRDAFYARTGAFVRIRSTRGRGRLRGCAGAYRGNDQLGHAVVDAAIQAASGDSCGSEIEQPELSNLTVSVCIVCDYAETDDPLDDIELGTHGVVIDKDGSHGWLYPTIPTENGWNEQQFLTHACRKAGLSPLAWQDDDSTVTLFEGQVFRERADGGSVEEL; this comes from the coding sequence ATGTCCGAGGCGCAGACCGTTCGTCTTACGTACGACGATGGGGCGAGAGCGGTCGAGCTAGCGCGTGAGTCGGTCGAATCGTACGTCTTACACGGCCAACGCGAACAGCCCGGCAGTATGCGGGACGCGTTCTACGCCCGGACTGGGGCGTTCGTCCGGATCCGATCCACGCGCGGTCGGGGCCGACTCCGGGGCTGCGCCGGCGCCTACCGCGGCAACGACCAGTTGGGCCACGCCGTCGTCGACGCCGCGATCCAGGCCGCCTCCGGCGACTCCTGTGGCTCGGAGATCGAACAGCCCGAGCTCTCGAACCTCACCGTGTCGGTCTGCATCGTCTGCGACTACGCCGAGACTGACGACCCCCTCGACGACATCGAACTGGGGACACACGGCGTCGTTATCGACAAGGACGGCAGCCACGGGTGGCTCTACCCCACGATCCCGACCGAGAACGGGTGGAACGAACAGCAGTTCCTCACCCACGCCTGCCGGAAGGCGGGGCTCTCGCCGCTGGCGTGGCAGGACGACGATTCGACCGTCACCCTCTTCGAGGGACAGGTCTTCCGGGAGCGCGCCGACGGCGGCAGCGTCGAGGAACTGTAG
- a CDS encoding DMT family transporter, translated as MSVAILFGCSFVAIETGLRELPPLLFASLRFDVAAVVLVSYVVAARSRSAWLPRTRGDLLGIGVAGVFLIALNNALLFVGQGSTTAAMASMMYGLNPVLAPVFAWWLLGDRLSGVGALGIGVALAGVVVILRPSPATLTSAGTVGQGLILGAAAAVAIGSVLLKRVQPRMGSLPLTAWATAVGAVALHGASALAGESPTAVVGVSLPTLASLLVVGVPSTAVAYAIRFELIERIGPVRTNLVSYAVPVVAAVLGWMLLGAGVSAVTAAGFAVVFVGFALVERDAIRREVCRLRQSGRRRRGTDPAGPAESPFPCDD; from the coding sequence GTGTCGGTTGCAATACTATTCGGGTGTTCGTTCGTCGCAATCGAGACGGGCCTTCGGGAACTCCCGCCGCTTCTCTTCGCCAGCCTCCGGTTCGACGTTGCTGCCGTCGTGCTGGTGAGCTACGTCGTTGCCGCGCGGTCCCGGTCGGCGTGGCTGCCGCGAACCCGGGGCGACCTGCTCGGGATCGGTGTCGCCGGCGTGTTCCTGATCGCGCTGAACAACGCGCTGCTGTTCGTGGGACAGGGATCGACCACGGCGGCGATGGCGTCGATGATGTACGGGCTGAACCCGGTTCTCGCACCCGTCTTCGCGTGGTGGCTCCTCGGTGACCGGCTGTCGGGGGTCGGCGCGCTCGGGATCGGCGTCGCGCTGGCCGGCGTCGTCGTCATCCTCCGGCCGTCGCCAGCCACGCTTACGAGCGCCGGGACCGTCGGGCAGGGGCTCATCCTGGGAGCGGCGGCGGCCGTCGCGATCGGGAGCGTGCTGCTCAAGCGGGTACAGCCGCGGATGGGAAGCCTCCCGCTGACCGCGTGGGCGACGGCCGTCGGTGCCGTTGCTCTCCACGGGGCAAGCGCCCTCGCCGGCGAGTCACCGACGGCCGTGGTCGGTGTGAGCCTCCCGACCCTCGCGAGTCTGCTGGTCGTCGGGGTGCCTTCGACTGCGGTCGCGTACGCGATCCGGTTCGAGTTGATCGAGCGGATCGGTCCGGTCCGAACGAACCTGGTGTCCTACGCGGTTCCGGTCGTTGCCGCCGTGCTCGGGTGGATGTTGCTCGGGGCCGGCGTGTCCGCCGTGACCGCTGCCGGGTTCGCCGTAGTCTTCGTCGGGTTCGCGCTGGTCGAGCGCGACGCCATCCGGCGGGAGGTCTGTCGGCTCCGGCAGTCCGGACGCCGGCGACGCGGGACGGATCCGGCGGGACCCGCCGAGTCGCCGTTCCCGTGTGACGACTGA
- a CDS encoding matrixin, with the protein MWNRSPSVAAAVAIAVVVVLAGCAGPALDAPGTAPAPTGVDASTEASGAAAATSAPSTPTPTGAGERANPWGSEPVVIAIADRAGTDREWAPLVREAAAFWEAKSERFAGFPTDYEVRPDAADPDLVIEFVDTVPECDGASDAAGCAPLLTDSRQVDRPETVSVRTGFADGSTVTVIEHELGHTLGLTHDDPPAAVMASRMVLYTEPLPNATEREFAWDDAEFTVYVDAERAGDPAGFREQVRQALEYYEDDPPGMPANLTFTPVDDPEDAEIVVRPVETSPCGSGAASCGGTAGWDPDGDGEVETYSELRVSLVDLDKDAVGWHVGYWLAFAFGAEPDSEKPPPFRDASYEERRSAWWE; encoded by the coding sequence ATGTGGAACCGATCGCCGTCGGTCGCCGCCGCGGTGGCGATCGCGGTCGTGGTCGTCCTCGCGGGGTGTGCCGGCCCCGCCCTCGACGCGCCGGGGACGGCCCCGGCGCCGACCGGCGTCGACGCGTCGACCGAGGCGTCGGGGGCGGCCGCGGCGACGTCCGCCCCGTCGACACCGACACCCACGGGGGCCGGGGAGCGGGCAAACCCGTGGGGCTCGGAGCCGGTGGTGATCGCGATCGCGGACCGCGCCGGCACTGATCGCGAGTGGGCGCCGCTGGTGCGCGAGGCCGCGGCGTTCTGGGAGGCCAAATCCGAGCGGTTCGCCGGGTTCCCGACCGACTACGAGGTCCGCCCGGACGCTGCCGACCCCGACCTCGTGATCGAGTTCGTCGACACCGTTCCGGAGTGTGACGGCGCGAGCGACGCCGCGGGGTGTGCGCCGCTGCTCACCGACAGCCGCCAGGTCGACCGGCCCGAGACGGTGTCGGTCCGGACCGGCTTCGCCGACGGTTCCACGGTGACCGTGATCGAACACGAACTCGGCCACACCCTGGGGCTCACCCACGACGACCCCCCGGCGGCGGTGATGGCCAGCCGGATGGTGCTCTACACCGAACCGCTGCCGAACGCGACCGAACGCGAGTTCGCGTGGGACGACGCCGAGTTCACCGTCTACGTCGACGCCGAACGCGCCGGCGACCCCGCGGGCTTCCGCGAGCAGGTCCGGCAGGCGCTGGAGTACTACGAGGACGACCCGCCGGGGATGCCCGCGAACCTCACGTTCACGCCCGTCGACGACCCCGAGGACGCCGAGATCGTCGTGCGGCCGGTCGAGACATCGCCGTGCGGGTCGGGGGCGGCGTCCTGTGGCGGCACCGCCGGGTGGGATCCCGACGGCGACGGCGAAGTCGAGACCTACTCGGAGCTTCGGGTTTCGCTCGTCGACCTCGACAAAGACGCCGTCGGGTGGCACGTCGGCTACTGGCTGGCGTTCGCGTTCGGCGCCGAACCCGACTCCGAGAAGCCCCCGCCGTTCCGCGACGCCTCCTACGAGGAGCGGCGGAGCGCGTGGTGGGAGTAG
- a CDS encoding lipoate--protein ligase family protein, giving the protein MIQQIRPETERVRVVGGRAADPNADRAAVDAALRVAVGESTPVVRAWKPHRHVAFGRRDAREEGYDRARSAAEEHGYRPIERSVGGRAVAYSGTTVAFAAAIPTPDPRSGIGARYDAATSGVVRALRTLGVPARRGEPDAAFCPGEHSVQAHGKIAGIAQRVRRDAALVSGIVITTDHEAIAAVLDPIYEALGVPFDPDSVGSVARSGSTAAPDPVVDALLDAFCSGLKRDPIDVTSLLDDG; this is encoded by the coding sequence GTGATCCAGCAGATCCGTCCCGAGACCGAACGGGTTCGTGTCGTCGGCGGGCGCGCCGCCGATCCGAACGCCGACCGGGCGGCCGTTGACGCGGCCCTCCGGGTGGCCGTGGGGGAGTCCACGCCTGTCGTCCGCGCCTGGAAGCCACACCGACACGTCGCGTTCGGACGGCGCGACGCGCGCGAGGAGGGGTACGATCGCGCCCGGTCTGCGGCCGAAGAGCACGGCTACCGGCCGATCGAGCGGAGCGTCGGCGGTCGGGCGGTCGCCTACAGCGGCACGACGGTGGCGTTTGCCGCGGCCATCCCGACGCCCGACCCCCGGAGCGGCATCGGCGCGCGGTACGACGCCGCAACGTCCGGCGTCGTCCGTGCGCTCCGGACGCTCGGCGTCCCGGCCCGCCGCGGCGAGCCCGACGCCGCGTTCTGTCCCGGCGAGCACTCCGTCCAGGCACACGGGAAGATCGCCGGGATCGCACAGCGCGTTCGCCGCGACGCGGCGCTCGTCTCCGGGATCGTGATCACGACGGACCACGAGGCGATCGCGGCCGTCCTCGATCCGATCTACGAGGCGCTCGGCGTCCCGTTCGATCCGGACTCGGTCGGCAGCGTCGCCCGCAGCGGCAGCACCGCGGCTCCCGACCCGGTCGTCGACGCGCTCCTCGACGCCTTCTGTAGCGGGCTGAAACGTGATCCGATCGACGTGACGTCACTGCTCGACGACGGATAA
- a CDS encoding cysteine hydrolase family protein produces the protein MSPDPFDPERTAVIVVDMQNGFCHPDGSLHAPGSEAAIDDVSALLDDAREAGTQVVFTRDVHPPEQFEDAHYYDEFERWGEHVLDGSWEAEIVEDLAVEPSDHVVEKHTYDAFYETELDGWLSARGIDDLLVCGTLANVCVLHTAGSAGLRDYRPVLVEDAIGAIDPDHREYALDHAAWLFGEVTRREEITFE, from the coding sequence ATGAGCCCGGATCCGTTCGATCCCGAGCGAACCGCGGTGATCGTCGTCGATATGCAGAACGGCTTCTGCCATCCCGACGGGAGCCTCCACGCGCCGGGCAGCGAGGCCGCCATCGACGACGTGTCCGCGCTGCTCGACGACGCCCGCGAGGCGGGTACACAGGTCGTCTTCACGCGGGACGTCCACCCGCCGGAGCAGTTCGAGGACGCCCACTACTACGACGAGTTCGAGCGGTGGGGCGAGCACGTCCTCGACGGGTCGTGGGAGGCAGAGATCGTCGAGGACCTCGCGGTCGAGCCGTCGGATCACGTCGTGGAGAAGCACACCTACGACGCGTTCTACGAGACGGAACTCGACGGGTGGCTCTCCGCGCGCGGGATCGACGACCTCCTGGTCTGTGGGACGCTCGCGAACGTCTGCGTGCTCCACACCGCCGGCAGCGCCGGGCTTCGGGACTACCGGCCGGTGCTCGTCGAGGACGCGATCGGCGCGATCGACCCCGACCACCGGGAGTACGCCCTCGATCACGCCGCGTGGCTGTTCGGCGAGGTCACCCGGCGCGAGGAGATCACCTTCGAGTGA
- a CDS encoding MBL fold metallo-hydrolase, with translation MDLQFLGGAREVGRSAILVNDSLLLDYGMLAGTPPRFPVADPDPDAVVVSHGHLDHAGAVPALLSGESRPPIHWTPPTRELAVTLAEDTLKLHGGTMQCPFTETDLRRVRGVSEAHGYGEPFTAAGHEVTLYNAGHIPGSAHVLVDDGDTRLLYTGDFYTDDRGGSDALASRTDRSGEPIRGQRLVTGTTARPDADVVVCESTYSDVDHDSRDEIEARFARSVEETLWEGGTVVVPAFAIGRTQELLLVCDAHDIPCYVDGMGKRVTRMLRGYPEFVRDAEALRRATSHARFVTGRDGQRTRITDQRAAIVTTSGMLSGGPAMTYIPEIRSNPTNKVALTGYQVQDTPGRRLLETSSAEIDGRVMPVAAQVEQYDFSAHADRAGIRSFLADYADSEIVVNHGDRCVDFAAELSGEGFTTAAPDVGETITVG, from the coding sequence ATGGACCTCCAGTTCCTCGGCGGCGCCCGCGAGGTCGGCCGGAGCGCGATCCTCGTCAACGACTCGCTGCTTCTGGATTACGGGATGCTCGCGGGGACGCCCCCGCGGTTTCCGGTTGCCGACCCCGACCCCGACGCCGTGGTGGTGAGCCACGGCCACCTGGATCACGCCGGCGCGGTTCCCGCGTTGCTGTCGGGCGAGTCGCGGCCGCCGATCCACTGGACGCCGCCGACCCGGGAACTCGCCGTGACGCTCGCGGAGGACACCCTGAAGCTCCACGGCGGGACGATGCAGTGTCCGTTCACCGAGACCGACCTCCGGCGGGTCCGCGGGGTCTCGGAGGCCCACGGCTACGGGGAGCCGTTCACCGCCGCCGGCCACGAGGTCACGCTCTACAACGCCGGCCACATCCCCGGCAGCGCCCACGTGCTCGTCGACGACGGCGACACCCGGCTGCTCTACACCGGCGACTTCTACACCGACGACCGCGGCGGAAGCGACGCTCTCGCGAGCCGCACGGATCGTTCCGGCGAGCCGATCCGTGGCCAGCGGCTCGTCACGGGGACGACCGCCCGCCCCGACGCCGACGTGGTGGTCTGTGAGAGCACCTACTCCGACGTCGATCACGACTCCCGCGACGAGATCGAGGCGCGGTTCGCCCGGAGCGTCGAGGAGACCCTCTGGGAGGGCGGCACCGTCGTGGTCCCGGCGTTCGCGATCGGGCGCACCCAGGAGTTGCTGCTCGTCTGCGACGCCCACGACATCCCCTGCTACGTCGACGGGATGGGCAAGCGGGTCACGCGGATGCTCCGGGGGTACCCCGAGTTCGTCCGCGACGCCGAGGCGCTCCGGCGGGCGACCTCTCACGCGCGGTTCGTCACCGGCCGCGACGGGCAACGGACGCGGATCACCGACCAGCGGGCGGCGATCGTCACCACCAGCGGGATGCTCTCCGGCGGTCCTGCGATGACGTACATCCCCGAGATCCGGTCGAACCCGACGAACAAGGTCGCGCTGACGGGGTATCAGGTCCAGGACACCCCGGGGAGACGCCTCCTCGAAACCAGCAGCGCCGAGATCGACGGCCGGGTGATGCCGGTGGCCGCACAGGTCGAACAGTACGACTTCTCTGCGCACGCTGACCGGGCGGGGATTCGGTCGTTCCTCGCCGACTACGCCGACAGCGAGATTGTCGTCAACCACGGCGACCGGTGTGTCGACTTTGCGGCCGAACTGAGCGGGGAGGGCTTCACGACGGCGGCGCCGGACGTCGGGGAGACCATCACCGTCGGGTAG
- a CDS encoding nicotinate phosphoribosyltransferase: MEFDIVGPDAIREGSATDAYFDRTETTLRHAGRNPRVIAEVTADQFPDGCYELLSGVRDAAALLSGRDLAVDAVPPGRLFDGGPVMRIEGDYLEFARLETSLLGFLSHASGIATAALDVRRAAPDSLVLSFGARHVHPSIAAVVERGALTAGLDGFSHVAGGEVLGREAGGTMPHALVLCFGRGNQEEAWQAFDEAVGPEVPRVALCDTFDDEADEALRAAETLGDRLDSVRLDTTGSRRGDFRHIIREVRWTLDAHDHDGVGIFVSGGLGPSDLRDLRDVADGFGVGGYVSNADPVDFALDIVEIDGDSVSKRGKLPGVKQVYRTPDGGHHVGLAGEAGPDDAEPLLRPLLRDGEVVADFDLGIDAAAERAARDAESCGYGSE; encoded by the coding sequence ATGGAGTTCGACATCGTCGGTCCCGACGCCATCCGTGAGGGGTCGGCGACCGACGCGTACTTCGATCGGACGGAGACGACGCTCCGTCACGCGGGGCGGAACCCGAGGGTGATCGCGGAGGTGACCGCCGACCAGTTTCCCGACGGGTGCTACGAGCTGCTGTCCGGGGTGCGGGACGCCGCGGCGCTGCTTTCCGGGCGGGACCTGGCCGTCGACGCCGTTCCGCCGGGGCGGCTGTTCGACGGCGGGCCCGTGATGCGGATCGAGGGCGACTACCTGGAGTTCGCGCGGCTGGAGACGTCGCTTCTGGGGTTTCTCTCCCACGCCTCCGGGATCGCGACCGCCGCGCTCGACGTGCGGCGGGCAGCCCCCGACTCCCTCGTGCTCTCCTTCGGCGCGCGGCACGTCCACCCCTCGATCGCGGCGGTCGTGGAACGCGGCGCGCTCACAGCCGGGCTCGACGGCTTCTCCCACGTGGCGGGTGGCGAAGTCCTGGGTCGTGAAGCCGGCGGGACGATGCCGCACGCCCTGGTGCTCTGTTTCGGCCGCGGCAACCAGGAGGAAGCGTGGCAAGCGTTCGACGAGGCGGTCGGCCCCGAAGTCCCGCGGGTGGCGCTGTGTGACACTTTCGACGACGAGGCCGACGAGGCGCTCCGGGCCGCCGAGACGCTCGGCGACCGGCTCGACAGCGTGCGGCTCGACACCACCGGCTCCCGGCGCGGCGACTTCCGGCACATCATCCGGGAGGTCCGGTGGACGCTCGACGCCCACGACCACGACGGCGTCGGGATATTCGTGTCGGGCGGGCTCGGCCCCTCGGACCTCCGTGACCTCCGGGACGTCGCCGACGGGTTCGGTGTCGGCGGCTACGTCTCCAACGCCGACCCGGTCGACTTCGCGCTCGACATCGTCGAGATCGACGGGGACTCGGTCTCTAAACGCGGGAAACTCCCGGGCGTCAAGCAGGTCTACCGGACGCCCGACGGCGGCCACCACGTCGGGCTCGCCGGGGAGGCGGGCCCCGACGACGCCGAGCCGCTCCTCCGGCCGCTGCTCCGGGACGGCGAGGTCGTGGCCGATTTCGACCTCGGGATCGACGCGGCGGCCGAGCGGGCCGCCCGCGATGCGGAGTCGTGCGGGTACGGGAGCGAGTGA
- a CDS encoding dihydroorotase → MSTLLRDARLADGRRCDVRVESGTIAAVADTADPAPADRVVDADGRLLLPGAIDAHVHFRAPGDAHKETWTTGSRSAAAGGVTTVVDQPNTATPTITGEAFDRKAELAAASHVDYGINGGVTEEWDPDSLLDRPLFALGEVFLADSTGGMGIDTDRFAAAVDRAADADVTVTVHAEDATRFDETARDSDAGEVGRDADAARWSQYRPAAAEAAAVEQAVEIGAAAGAEIHIAHTSTPEGVDAAADGGATCEATPHHLFLSRENATELGTYGRMNPPLRSEARREALWERLRDGTIDIVATDHAPHTIAEKETSLCDAPSGVPGVETMLPLLLERARRGKITYERVRDVTAANVADVFDLPAKGRIAAGNDADLVLVDPERTREIRGDDLHSKCGWTPFEGMTGVFPSLTMVRGTVVYEDGAFVGDAVGENVRG, encoded by the coding sequence ATGTCGACACTCCTCCGTGACGCGCGGCTCGCCGACGGCCGCCGATGCGACGTTCGGGTCGAGTCCGGAACGATCGCCGCGGTCGCCGACACCGCCGATCCAGCCCCGGCAGACCGCGTCGTCGACGCTGACGGGCGGCTGTTGCTACCGGGGGCGATCGACGCGCACGTCCACTTTCGGGCGCCCGGCGACGCTCACAAGGAAACCTGGACGACCGGCTCCCGGAGCGCCGCGGCGGGCGGCGTGACGACCGTCGTCGACCAACCCAACACCGCGACGCCGACGATCACGGGCGAGGCGTTCGACCGGAAGGCCGAGTTGGCGGCCGCCTCACACGTCGACTACGGGATCAACGGCGGCGTTACCGAGGAGTGGGACCCGGACAGCCTCCTCGACCGGCCGCTGTTCGCGCTCGGGGAGGTGTTCCTCGCGGACTCGACCGGCGGGATGGGGATCGACACAGACCGGTTCGCGGCGGCGGTGGACCGCGCCGCCGACGCGGACGTGACAGTGACGGTCCACGCGGAGGACGCGACCCGGTTCGACGAGACGGCTCGTGACAGCGACGCGGGGGAGGTCGGCCGCGACGCCGACGCCGCCCGCTGGAGCCAGTACCGGCCCGCGGCGGCGGAGGCAGCGGCCGTCGAGCAGGCGGTCGAGATCGGCGCGGCCGCCGGCGCGGAGATCCACATCGCCCACACCAGCACGCCTGAGGGCGTCGACGCCGCGGCCGACGGCGGGGCGACCTGCGAGGCGACGCCGCACCACCTGTTTCTCTCCCGGGAGAACGCGACCGAACTAGGGACCTACGGCCGGATGAACCCGCCGCTCCGGAGCGAAGCCAGGCGCGAGGCATTGTGGGAGCGGCTCAGAGACGGGACGATCGACATCGTCGCCACCGACCACGCGCCGCACACGATCGCGGAGAAGGAGACCTCGCTATGTGACGCCCCCAGCGGCGTCCCCGGGGTGGAGACGATGCTGCCGCTCCTGCTCGAACGGGCGCGCCGAGGAAAGATCACCTACGAACGCGTCCGCGACGTCACGGCCGCGAACGTCGCAGACGTGTTCGACCTTCCAGCGAAAGGCCGGATCGCGGCGGGGAACGACGCCGATCTGGTGCTCGTCGATCCGGAGCGGACCCGGGAGATCCGCGGCGACGACCTCCACTCGAAGTGCGGGTGGACGCCGTTCGAGGGGATGACCGGCGTCTTCCCGTCGCTGACGATGGTCCGGGGAACCGTCGTCTACGAGGACGGAGCGTTCGTCGGCGACGCGGTCGGGGAGAACGTCCGGGGCTGA